The genomic stretch GACGACAGCGGAGACACACCGCAGGCCGATCAGGGCTTCTTCATCATCGATCGAGTAACCCTGCTGTCTGATGTCGTGAAGCGATTTGCAGAGTTCGCCGGCGCGCACGATGGATTTCGACGTCAGCCTGGGCATGCCCTCACGCTGAATGATCGCGAAGACGTCCTGTTCGGAATAGGTCGATAGCAGAGCCTTGCCGAGCCCCGAGGCAACCATGGGGACCCGGCCACCGACTTTGGTGACAGATCGCATGATCTCCCGGCTCTCGACCCGGGTCAGAACAACCATCGCGCCGTCGTCGACGACGGCGAGGTTTGCCGTTTCGCGCGTCTGGTCGCGAAGCTTGCGAAGATAGGGCAAGGCCTGTGTCACGAAATTGCGACGCCGAACGAATGTCGAGCCGACAGCGAAGCTTTGCGCCCCGATGTGCCACATCGATTCGTCGCGATCGAACTGGACGAACCG from Bradyrhizobium sp. Ash2021 encodes the following:
- a CDS encoding IclR family transcriptional regulator C-terminal domain-containing protein, with the protein product MKRNVIRRKAIELKSRSDSDPDPADGGVQSVDRALLIIETLAEDDEGYRLTDLAVRTGLSPSTVHRLLTTLEKRRFVQFDRDESMWHIGAQSFAVGSTFVRRRNFVTQALPYLRKLRDQTRETANLAVVDDGAMVVLTRVESREIMRSVTKVGGRVPMVASGLGKALLSTYSEQDVFAIIQREGMPRLTSKSIVRAGELCKSLHDIRQQGYSIDDEEALIGLRCVSAVVYDDCSEPLAAISVSGKASRVPNDRLPVLGKLVQEVAAELTKALGGTMPDAKSC